One window of the Archangium primigenium genome contains the following:
- a CDS encoding plasmid stabilization protein has translation MPRGDKSKYTDKQKRKAEHIEEGYVKRGTSPKEAAARAWATVNAESHGGEKPGGSGYGKPETHQASRRGGRVSLGKRTPAQRSQAAKKAAATRKSKSVKRSQAAKRAAAKRAPAKKRATTKRTSARKRS, from the coding sequence ATGCCCCGTGGAGACAAGAGCAAGTACACCGACAAACAGAAGCGCAAGGCCGAGCACATCGAGGAGGGCTACGTGAAGCGTGGCACGAGCCCCAAGGAGGCGGCGGCCCGGGCCTGGGCCACCGTGAACGCCGAGTCCCACGGCGGCGAGAAGCCGGGGGGCTCGGGCTACGGCAAGCCGGAGACGCACCAGGCCTCCCGCCGCGGCGGGCGCGTCAGCCTGGGCAAGCGCACCCCGGCCCAGCGCTCCCAGGCGGCGAAGAAGGCCGCCGCCACGCGCAAGAGCAAGAGCGTCAAGCGCAGCCAGGCCGCCAAACGCGCCGCGGCCAAGCGCGCGCCGGCCAAGAAGCGCGCCACGACGAAACGGACGAGCGCCCGCAAGCGCTCCTGA